Proteins encoded in a region of the Marinococcus sp. PL1-022 genome:
- a CDS encoding DUF2071 domain-containing protein, producing the protein MKEAQLIRMKWRDALFAHWEKDPVEVARSLPDHMDVDTFQGKAYVGVVSFSMHDIRPFFLPGGTGLNFPELNLRTYVRVDGVPGIYFYNLDASSPLGVWIARRNFSIPYYQARFSIRRHQSWTYWNHHRRSGNVRFRAKYRATGEQLPAAAGSLENWLAERYRFYTAKDGQIWYGDVVHEPWELYRGEYKEEENGLLTAGGFRQSDGRPDHVMVSPGVSVGAARLRKK; encoded by the coding sequence ATGAAAGAGGCGCAGCTGATACGTATGAAATGGAGAGACGCATTATTTGCACATTGGGAAAAAGATCCCGTCGAAGTGGCCCGCAGCCTGCCGGATCATATGGATGTAGATACGTTTCAGGGAAAAGCGTATGTAGGCGTGGTTTCGTTTTCAATGCATGATATCCGTCCTTTTTTTCTCCCGGGAGGGACAGGGCTGAACTTCCCGGAATTGAATCTGCGCACGTATGTACGTGTGGACGGGGTGCCGGGCATTTACTTTTATAATTTGGATGCTTCTTCTCCGCTTGGCGTCTGGATCGCGCGACGGAATTTTTCTATTCCGTATTACCAGGCACGCTTTTCGATCCGCCGTCATCAAAGCTGGACGTACTGGAATCACCACCGGAGATCCGGGAACGTACGCTTTCGCGCAAAATACCGGGCGACTGGAGAACAGCTGCCGGCTGCTGCCGGCTCGCTCGAGAACTGGCTTGCTGAAAGATACCGTTTTTATACAGCGAAAGACGGACAGATTTGGTACGGGGACGTCGTACACGAGCCGTGGGAGCTGTACCGCGGTGAGTATAAAGAGGAAGAAAACGGGCTCCTCACAGCCGGCGGATTCAGGCAGTCAGACGGCCGTCCCGATCATGTTATGGTCAGCCCCGGCGTGAGTGTGGGTGCTGCGAGACTGCGAAAAAAATAA
- a CDS encoding SDR family oxidoreductase gives MTELQGKTFIITGASSGIGRATAKKLVENGANVALAARRLERLNEIKEELSDQPGEIIVKETDVTSREQMEELGREAVNHFGKVYGLFNNAGLMPLSLLKNQKVDEWDQMVDVNIKGVLYGINAILPHMIENNDGHIISTSSVAAHQIFPGSSVYSGTKFAVKAIMMGLEQEVAQTNIRTTAISPGVVNTELTETITDKEVMEQFDSVLNVQQLNSEDIAEAVYYALTQPAHVDVNEIVVRPVDQP, from the coding sequence ATGACAGAACTTCAAGGTAAAACATTTATTATTACAGGAGCAAGCAGCGGCATCGGTAGAGCAACTGCTAAAAAACTCGTCGAAAACGGCGCCAATGTAGCACTTGCTGCCCGCCGCCTCGAGCGCCTGAACGAAATTAAAGAAGAGCTTTCCGATCAGCCTGGTGAAATCATCGTCAAGGAAACCGACGTTACTTCCCGTGAACAGATGGAAGAACTCGGACGCGAAGCAGTAAATCACTTCGGCAAAGTATACGGCCTCTTTAACAACGCCGGCTTAATGCCGCTGTCTTTATTGAAAAACCAGAAGGTCGATGAGTGGGACCAGATGGTCGATGTAAACATCAAAGGTGTTCTTTACGGCATTAACGCCATCCTTCCACACATGATTGAAAACAACGACGGCCATATTATTTCCACATCCTCTGTGGCTGCCCACCAAATCTTCCCTGGCAGCTCCGTATACAGTGGTACGAAGTTTGCCGTGAAGGCAATTATGATGGGCTTAGAACAGGAAGTAGCCCAGACTAACATCCGTACGACTGCCATCTCTCCAGGAGTGGTTAATACAGAGCTTACTGAAACCATTACGGATAAAGAAGTAATGGAACAGTTCGATTCGGTACTGAACGTGCAGCAGCTGAATTCAGAGGATATTGCAGAAGCAGTATACTATGCCCTCACCCAGCCAGCTCACGTGGACGTCAATGAAATTGTTGTTCGTCCGGTGGACCAGCCGTAA
- a CDS encoding YfhO family protein encodes MKHKHIWGIAAAVILTVIAAHAFFLYQWTNDTYMAGPNDGLNQMGPFKQLLYDHYTSGEFFYSFQLGLGGSMFTQLGYYYSTNLFFYFQIAAVYTLELLGLIREPDAAFWTEAVIFISMVRMTLVSFLTYACFRYMKLGRVPALTGALLYATCVMYFRHAAFWEFFADAFIWLPLLVHGVEKIIREKKPLLFIFALAATVFSNFYFSYIVLIFIGIYILARWLIRLGPGETKIGKQILYFGGSSLLGFGIGLTGFFAGVYGYFNNYRPDFEQEIVLFDNTSNILLDSRFLIVPTIFLVFAAWKQLYKDPRFVLFTILALLFIVFHYSPLMGSVFNGLSAPRNRFEYIAAFLLAGAVAAGVQHIRKLDWRELVPSLIFATGMYVLFYLWDDDFSIDHWSGWLTPGMIIISLAAFIVTTLTDVRGKRIITAVFAIMTSVVVANQYQYEKLFERGSMNETTQEFLMSEDYMDADQIELLDEAAQEDPDALSRTTWIKDPQRTNTPLYLDFYGAGAYSSILNEEILMFYYNDLQIDLGRESISRYSDFGRRANIYSLLRGEYAMFEKDGDENVPYGFTPFVENDDYIIYQNENVLPFVRTTDQVYAYEDAKEAAPLAKEHAMLNGVILENPDAAADFPQEESVITRENVEAVNGTYENEMLTVTGEEGGLNITVPESEDVEEYYVDFLLRQEPGVGFFRMNVNEFETSRKARDSLYRTDENDLTIRVENPEDNVIEVRMPEGEYHLEDLAVYEETYEQLNEASAQAEDITRNVEVDGNEVDTVIENDGGDAYAVMPIPYEKGWRAKLNGERVPVEKANGAFTAVPLEEGKNNLSLTYYPPYFWWMTAVSVVSLILAVLWGVKRRRKQY; translated from the coding sequence TTGAAACACAAGCATATATGGGGGATTGCAGCAGCAGTCATTCTGACAGTCATCGCAGCGCACGCATTTTTCTTATATCAATGGACCAATGATACGTATATGGCCGGTCCTAATGACGGGTTGAATCAGATGGGGCCGTTTAAGCAGCTGCTGTATGATCATTACACGAGCGGTGAATTTTTTTATTCCTTTCAGCTTGGGCTTGGCGGCAGTATGTTTACCCAGCTCGGGTACTATTATTCGACGAACCTGTTCTTTTATTTCCAGATAGCAGCAGTGTATACGCTGGAGCTTTTGGGGCTGATCCGTGAGCCGGACGCAGCTTTTTGGACCGAGGCTGTCATTTTTATCAGCATGGTCCGGATGACACTCGTTTCCTTTTTAACGTACGCCTGCTTTCGCTATATGAAGCTAGGCCGCGTGCCTGCCCTGACAGGGGCCCTGTTGTACGCCACATGTGTAATGTATTTCCGCCACGCGGCGTTTTGGGAGTTTTTTGCGGATGCCTTCATTTGGCTCCCGCTGCTCGTACACGGGGTGGAAAAAATAATTCGGGAGAAAAAACCGCTGCTGTTTATTTTTGCACTCGCAGCAACCGTCTTTTCGAATTTCTACTTTTCCTATATCGTTCTTATTTTTATCGGTATTTATATTTTAGCCAGGTGGCTGATCCGTCTTGGGCCTGGAGAAACAAAGATTGGAAAGCAGATACTTTATTTCGGGGGCAGCTCTCTGCTCGGATTCGGCATCGGACTGACCGGCTTTTTCGCCGGCGTGTACGGGTACTTTAACAATTACCGGCCGGATTTTGAACAGGAGATCGTATTGTTTGATAACACAAGCAACATTCTGCTCGACAGCCGTTTTCTTATTGTGCCGACTATCTTTTTAGTGTTTGCAGCCTGGAAACAGCTGTATAAGGATCCACGCTTTGTGTTGTTTACCATCCTAGCGCTGTTATTTATCGTATTTCATTACAGTCCACTGATGGGAAGCGTGTTTAACGGCTTATCCGCGCCGCGGAACCGGTTCGAGTATATCGCTGCGTTTTTACTTGCCGGCGCAGTGGCAGCAGGCGTCCAGCATATCCGGAAGCTCGACTGGCGGGAGCTGGTGCCTTCGCTTATTTTTGCGACAGGCATGTACGTTCTGTTTTATCTATGGGATGACGATTTTTCCATCGACCATTGGAGCGGGTGGCTGACACCCGGAATGATCATCATTTCGCTCGCGGCATTTATTGTGACAACCCTTACGGACGTGCGCGGCAAAAGGATCATCACTGCCGTTTTTGCCATTATGACGAGCGTGGTGGTCGCCAATCAGTACCAGTATGAAAAGCTGTTTGAACGTGGGAGTATGAACGAAACGACGCAGGAATTTCTAATGAGCGAGGATTACATGGATGCAGATCAGATCGAATTGCTTGATGAAGCCGCGCAGGAGGATCCGGACGCGCTGTCCCGCACTACTTGGATCAAAGACCCTCAGCGTACGAATACGCCACTGTATTTGGATTTTTACGGGGCAGGGGCATACTCAAGTATTTTGAATGAAGAAATACTCATGTTTTATTACAATGACCTTCAGATCGATCTCGGAAGGGAGAGTATCAGCCGGTATTCCGATTTCGGGCGAAGGGCAAACATTTACAGCCTGCTGCGCGGGGAATACGCCATGTTTGAAAAAGACGGGGATGAAAACGTGCCGTACGGATTTACTCCATTTGTTGAAAATGATGATTATATTATTTATCAGAATGAAAATGTACTTCCATTTGTACGGACGACGGATCAGGTATATGCCTATGAAGATGCAAAAGAAGCGGCACCGCTTGCGAAGGAGCATGCTATGCTAAACGGCGTGATTCTCGAGAACCCGGACGCAGCGGCCGACTTCCCCCAGGAAGAGTCGGTTATCACCCGTGAAAATGTCGAGGCGGTAAATGGCACTTACGAGAATGAAATGCTTACGGTTACCGGGGAAGAGGGCGGACTTAATATTACAGTGCCGGAGAGTGAAGACGTGGAGGAGTATTACGTGGACTTCCTCCTCCGCCAGGAGCCCGGCGTTGGCTTTTTCCGGATGAATGTCAACGAATTTGAGACTTCCCGTAAGGCGAGGGATTCGCTGTACCGTACCGATGAAAATGATTTAACGATCCGCGTGGAGAATCCGGAGGATAACGTGATAGAGGTACGGATGCCTGAAGGAGAATATCATCTTGAAGATCTGGCTGTGTACGAAGAAACGTATGAACAATTAAATGAAGCCAGTGCGCAGGCAGAGGATATCACCCGGAACGTAGAAGTGGATGGCAATGAAGTTGATACTGTCATTGAAAATGACGGAGGAGACGCATACGCTGTAATGCCGATTCCATATGAAAAGGGGTGGAGAGCCAAGTTGAACGGTGAACGTGTACCAGTCGAAAAAGCAAATGGGGCGTTTACCGCTGTACCGCTTGAGGAAGGGAAAAACAATCTTTCTCTTACGTACTATCCTCCTTACTTCTGGTGGATGACTGCAGTGTCGGTTGTTTCTTTGATATTGGCAGTATTATGGGGAGTGAAAAGAAGAAGAAAACAATACTGA
- a CDS encoding GtrA family protein → MKQLDNEFTRFVLVGGMNTLNYYAAYLLLHVVLSVPYMIAHITGFFISFVISFFLNTYFTYKVRPTWKKFFQFPLTQVVNVGASSVFAYIFVEWLSINSTIAPLGAVIFTIPVTFIVTGKILKR, encoded by the coding sequence ATGAAACAGTTGGATAATGAGTTTACCAGATTTGTTTTAGTGGGCGGTATGAATACATTAAACTACTACGCCGCCTACTTACTGCTTCACGTGGTGCTTTCGGTGCCATATATGATCGCCCATATTACCGGGTTTTTTATCAGCTTTGTCATTTCTTTCTTTTTAAATACATACTTTACTTACAAGGTCCGGCCGACATGGAAAAAGTTTTTTCAGTTTCCGCTGACCCAGGTAGTAAACGTAGGGGCTTCATCCGTTTTTGCTTATATATTCGTGGAATGGCTGAGTATTAACAGTACTATCGCGCCGCTCGGAGCGGTGATTTTTACTATACCGGTCACGTTCATTGTCACAGGGAAAATACTAAAAAGATAG
- a CDS encoding spermine/spermidine synthase translates to MSSNREIIANVQGQSGELQLQRRDSHYEVISNGTFLMATHNGESERRMVQEALNHAFSAESVLIGGLGVGFSLDEAVRHADTVYVTVVELEKHIIEWNHSYFQEWNKRAPENSKTKIVEGDLQVFLEKETNACWDVICMDTDNGPDWLVREGNHYMYEPGGLQTIFGVLRGGGVAAFWSASYSSAFENSLEALFDNVWVEEVEAGRGGPDVIFYARKAEHIHPSHNF, encoded by the coding sequence ATGAGCAGTAACAGAGAAATAATAGCAAATGTTCAGGGGCAAAGCGGAGAATTGCAGCTGCAGCGCCGGGACTCTCACTATGAAGTCATCAGCAACGGCACATTTTTGATGGCTACCCACAACGGAGAGTCGGAGCGGCGCATGGTGCAGGAAGCGCTGAATCATGCTTTTTCAGCAGAATCGGTGCTGATCGGAGGCCTGGGCGTTGGTTTTTCGCTCGACGAGGCAGTGCGGCATGCAGATACAGTTTATGTAACCGTCGTGGAATTGGAAAAGCACATAATTGAGTGGAACCATTCCTATTTTCAGGAATGGAACAAAAGGGCACCAGAAAACAGCAAAACGAAAATCGTAGAGGGTGATCTCCAGGTGTTTCTGGAAAAAGAAACAAACGCCTGTTGGGACGTTATATGTATGGATACAGATAACGGCCCTGACTGGCTTGTCCGGGAAGGCAACCACTATATGTATGAACCTGGCGGTCTACAGACGATTTTCGGCGTCCTCCGGGGAGGAGGAGTGGCAGCGTTTTGGAGCGCTTCTTATTCCAGTGCCTTTGAAAACAGTCTGGAAGCATTGTTTGATAATGTATGGGTAGAGGAGGTGGAGGCCGGACGCGGCGGTCCGGATGTTATTTTTTACGCCAGGAAAGCAGAACATATCCATCCATCACACAATTTTTGA
- a CDS encoding glycosyltransferase family 2 protein, which produces MKKISIVIPSFNEEDNIVSVYESLQNHLGHLPYEIEALYIDDGSSDRTLTKMRELAGLHENVSYVSFTRNFGKEAALIAGLHHADGDAVVIIDADLQHPSEVILELIEGYEEGYDQVIAKRNREGDSKFRSGMAAMYYKFINRMVDVKLEDGVGDFRLLSRRALDALLSLSEANRFSKGLFSWIGFPAKTVYYENVQRQEGETKWSFSSLLNYGVDGMISFNNRPLRLCLYTGLIVMLLALVYIGITFVQIVRMGIEVPGYFTTISAILFLGGVQLLSLGVLGEYIGRIYYETKRRPHYLVQESNTKRRDA; this is translated from the coding sequence ATGAAAAAGATATCAATCGTAATTCCTTCGTTTAATGAAGAGGACAACATTGTGTCTGTATATGAATCACTGCAGAACCATTTAGGGCATCTGCCCTATGAAATAGAGGCACTGTATATCGATGACGGAAGCTCGGACCGGACGCTGACGAAGATGAGAGAGCTTGCCGGGCTGCATGAAAATGTAAGCTACGTTTCGTTTACCCGCAACTTTGGAAAAGAAGCAGCGTTAATTGCCGGGCTGCATCATGCGGATGGGGATGCGGTAGTAATCATTGACGCTGACCTGCAGCATCCGTCCGAGGTGATTTTAGAACTGATTGAAGGCTACGAAGAAGGCTATGATCAGGTAATCGCAAAACGGAACCGGGAAGGAGATTCAAAATTCCGTTCCGGCATGGCTGCAATGTATTATAAATTTATTAACAGAATGGTGGATGTGAAGCTTGAAGACGGTGTCGGTGATTTCCGTCTGTTAAGCCGCCGGGCGCTGGACGCTCTGCTGTCCCTGAGTGAAGCCAATCGTTTTTCGAAGGGGCTTTTTTCATGGATCGGCTTTCCAGCCAAAACGGTTTATTATGAAAATGTCCAGCGCCAGGAAGGCGAAACCAAATGGTCGTTTTCAAGCCTCCTGAATTACGGCGTGGACGGCATGATTTCCTTTAATAACCGTCCGCTGCGTCTCTGTTTGTATACCGGGCTGATCGTGATGCTGCTTGCGCTGGTTTATATCGGTATCACGTTTGTCCAGATTGTGCGGATGGGAATTGAAGTGCCGGGTTATTTTACGACAATTTCCGCTATACTGTTTTTAGGGGGCGTGCAGCTGTTAAGTCTTGGCGTGCTCGGGGAGTATATCGGACGCATTTACTACGAAACGAAAAGACGCCCGCATTATTTAGTGCAGGAATCTAATACGAAAAGGCGAGATGCATGA
- a CDS encoding tRNA-binding protein, with translation MASIENFHDLDIRVGRILQIKEFPEAKKPAYKAWVDFGEGVGVKQSSAQITDLYEINELEGKTVIGIVNLPPMKIASFTSECLILGVYTDEGVTLLQTDHETKIGEKIG, from the coding sequence ATGGCTTCTATTGAAAATTTTCATGACCTGGATATCAGAGTAGGAAGAATTTTACAAATAAAAGAATTTCCAGAAGCGAAAAAGCCGGCGTATAAGGCGTGGGTCGACTTTGGAGAAGGGGTGGGAGTAAAGCAGTCCAGTGCTCAAATTACAGATCTATATGAAATAAATGAACTCGAAGGGAAAACAGTGATTGGTATTGTGAATCTTCCACCAATGAAAATTGCTTCATTTACTTCAGAGTGCTTAATTTTGGGCGTCTATACGGATGAAGGCGTAACTCTTCTGCAAACAGACCATGAAACGAAGATCGGGGAAAAAATCGGCTGA
- a CDS encoding ROK family protein, whose product MLGAIEAGGTKFVCAVSEDGRDIKERISIPTTTPDETMQQVYDFFRAFSIEAVGIGSFGPIDINTKNDTYGYITTTPKTAWQNFNILGDVQKHLAVPAGFTTDVNAAALGEWKHGAGAGKTSCLYMTIGTGIGVGAVINNNILEGLNHPEAGHIMVRRHPGDQFTGTCPYHSDCLEGLASGPAVEQRWGEKGSELTSRPEVWDLESYYIAQAMMNYILILTPERIIIGGGVSKQPSLLAKVHEKTQQLLQGYVQDPMITHNIDQYIVTPDLHDDAGITGGFALAAQALEDTHG is encoded by the coding sequence ATGCTCGGCGCCATTGAAGCAGGAGGGACTAAATTTGTCTGCGCGGTCAGTGAAGACGGCCGTGACATAAAAGAACGTATTTCTATTCCAACTACGACGCCTGATGAAACTATGCAGCAGGTGTACGATTTTTTCCGTGCTTTTTCTATCGAAGCTGTTGGCATTGGTTCTTTTGGTCCGATTGATATTAATACAAAAAATGATACATACGGCTATATCACTACAACACCAAAAACAGCATGGCAAAACTTTAACATTCTCGGAGACGTACAAAAACACCTTGCTGTCCCGGCAGGCTTCACCACCGATGTCAATGCAGCGGCGCTCGGAGAATGGAAGCACGGCGCCGGTGCCGGAAAAACAAGCTGCCTGTATATGACAATCGGCACCGGTATCGGTGTTGGTGCTGTAATTAACAACAATATTCTTGAAGGCCTGAACCATCCGGAAGCCGGGCACATCATGGTCCGCCGGCATCCCGGGGACCAATTCACCGGCACGTGTCCCTACCACAGCGACTGCCTTGAAGGGCTCGCTTCAGGACCTGCGGTGGAACAGCGATGGGGAGAAAAAGGCAGCGAACTGACCTCCCGCCCGGAGGTATGGGACCTTGAATCTTATTATATCGCCCAGGCAATGATGAATTACATTCTGATTCTTACCCCCGAGCGGATTATTATCGGCGGCGGCGTAAGCAAACAGCCGTCCCTGCTTGCAAAAGTACACGAAAAAACGCAGCAGCTTCTGCAGGGATACGTTCAGGATCCAATGATCACTCACAATATCGATCAATATATTGTTACCCCGGACCTCCACGATGATGCGGGCATCACCGGTGGATTTGCGCTTGCTGCCCAGGCCCTCGAAGACACTCACGGCTAA
- a CDS encoding alpha/beta hydrolase — MELRDHVKQYLNQNSSFEVETVEEVVDERRRRNEMTPATSERPAVAEVWDKDIGSEGRTLTVRRYKPVSEEPLPVVIFFHGGGFAVGSLETHDTFCRVLANELGAYVVAVDYRLAPKYPFPSGVYDCLDAVRWVLSEYRDWSNTEDRFYLCGDSAGANIVYAASTLLRKEETYLEGQMLLYPVADFYNREEEPAYVSYHRFSEGYGLTAKNMGDFWAHYLSAWDERRDPLAVPMRDEEKRGNPPTLIITAEYDVLRDEGEELARQLKEANADVHHHRVDGTIHGFISHFPLEEDGQEAMNYMRAFVQKHIGK, encoded by the coding sequence ATGGAACTTCGAGACCATGTAAAGCAGTATCTGAACCAAAACAGTTCCTTCGAAGTGGAAACAGTGGAGGAAGTAGTCGATGAACGCAGGCGAAGAAATGAAATGACACCCGCAACGTCGGAACGACCAGCCGTGGCTGAAGTGTGGGATAAAGATATTGGTTCAGAGGGACGGACCTTAACCGTGCGCAGATACAAGCCGGTTTCTGAAGAGCCGCTTCCTGTAGTGATTTTTTTCCACGGCGGCGGATTTGCTGTGGGGAGCCTTGAAACTCATGATACCTTTTGCCGGGTGCTGGCCAATGAACTGGGGGCGTATGTCGTAGCAGTGGATTACCGGCTCGCACCGAAGTACCCATTTCCGTCAGGAGTATACGACTGCCTGGACGCTGTACGCTGGGTGCTTTCGGAGTACCGGGACTGGTCGAACACGGAGGACCGGTTTTATCTTTGTGGTGACAGCGCTGGGGCAAATATTGTATACGCAGCGTCTACGCTGCTCCGAAAAGAAGAAACATACCTTGAAGGACAGATGCTTCTGTATCCTGTCGCTGATTTTTACAACCGGGAGGAAGAGCCTGCTTATGTATCATATCACCGTTTCAGTGAAGGCTACGGCCTGACGGCTAAAAATATGGGCGACTTTTGGGCGCATTACCTATCAGCCTGGGATGAACGCAGGGATCCGCTGGCTGTACCAATGCGGGATGAAGAAAAACGCGGGAATCCTCCTACACTTATCATAACAGCAGAGTATGATGTGCTTCGGGATGAGGGTGAAGAATTGGCCCGTCAGCTGAAAGAGGCAAACGCAGATGTGCATCATCACCGGGTGGACGGGACGATTCACGGATTTATCAGCCATTTTCCGCTTGAGGAGGACGGACAGGAAGCGATGAACTATATGCGGGCGTTTGTACAAAAGCATATCGGGAAATGA
- a CDS encoding SDR family oxidoreductase: protein MTKTALVVGATGIIGSSILKHISSLEDWTAVGISRHQPEDTHGADYYVEADLLKEEEITQALQDVPAVTHIFYAAYQDYDPLSKEQITVNTDMLRSAVQAVETTSTQLQRVVLMQGAKVYGAHLSAFKTPARESDPRHMPPNFYYNQEDYLRHHQSGKSWSWTILRPDVVCGYSVGTPMNLSMVIAVYASISKELGLPLRFPGKDVTYRSLAQVTDAGLLARCSVWAALHEPCAFETFNITNGDFFRWEHMWPVIAEEFQMNTGPVQTITLSDFMPLQQELWEDMQEKYSLQNIPFDKLAAWPFGDFIFNVEYDVMSDTNKVKQFGFTEVVNSDDMFRHLLREFQEQRLIPDFSD from the coding sequence ATGACTAAAACCGCCCTGGTCGTAGGAGCCACCGGCATAATAGGCAGCAGTATCCTAAAACATATTTCATCGCTCGAAGACTGGACCGCTGTGGGTATTTCCCGTCATCAGCCGGAGGATACTCACGGTGCCGATTATTACGTGGAGGCCGATCTCTTAAAAGAAGAAGAAATCACACAGGCACTTCAGGACGTGCCTGCTGTCACCCATATTTTTTACGCAGCCTACCAGGACTATGATCCTCTCTCCAAAGAACAGATCACAGTTAATACCGATATGCTCCGAAGTGCCGTTCAGGCCGTGGAAACGACGTCCACTCAGCTTCAGCGTGTCGTATTGATGCAGGGAGCCAAAGTGTACGGTGCCCATCTCAGCGCCTTTAAAACACCGGCACGGGAAAGCGATCCGCGTCATATGCCGCCGAACTTTTATTACAACCAGGAGGACTACCTGCGGCACCACCAGAGTGGGAAAAGCTGGTCATGGACAATTTTGCGTCCCGACGTCGTATGCGGCTATTCGGTAGGAACTCCCATGAATTTAAGCATGGTTATTGCTGTGTACGCCTCTATTTCTAAAGAGCTTGGCCTTCCCCTTCGTTTTCCGGGAAAAGATGTTACCTACCGGTCACTCGCCCAGGTTACCGATGCCGGCCTGCTCGCCCGCTGCTCCGTCTGGGCTGCACTGCACGAGCCGTGTGCATTTGAGACATTTAATATCACCAACGGAGACTTCTTCCGCTGGGAACACATGTGGCCGGTTATTGCCGAAGAGTTTCAAATGAACACCGGGCCTGTGCAAACAATTACACTCTCTGATTTTATGCCGCTGCAGCAGGAGCTGTGGGAGGATATGCAGGAAAAATACAGCCTGCAGAATATTCCGTTTGATAAACTGGCCGCCTGGCCGTTCGGTGATTTCATTTTCAATGTAGAATACGATGTGATGTCTGATACTAATAAGGTGAAACAGTTTGGGTTTACTGAAGTAGTGAACAGCGATGATATGTTCCGGCATCTGCTTCGTGAATTTCAGGAGCAGCGGCTGATCCCGGACTTTTCAGACTGA
- a CDS encoding M15 family metallopeptidase: protein MKRHVLLLITGLLLILVVLGWNSRQNPLPEVEASEVVEQNSLHPVVEERKNEWIQRAEQQGIDVVVTDEYRSVEEQDALYAQGRTTQGEIVTRARGGESYHNYGLAVDFALRTPDGELVWDMERDDNGNGEADWTEAVEIAKELGFSWGGDWPGFKDYPHLEMTFGLSLEELRAAEQQNT, encoded by the coding sequence GTGAAAAGACATGTCTTGCTACTTATAACCGGGCTGCTTCTCATTCTGGTCGTACTCGGGTGGAACAGCAGGCAGAATCCTCTTCCCGAGGTGGAAGCAAGCGAAGTCGTTGAACAGAACAGCCTTCACCCTGTCGTGGAGGAACGAAAAAATGAATGGATTCAGCGTGCAGAGCAGCAGGGGATCGACGTTGTAGTAACGGATGAATACCGTTCGGTGGAAGAACAGGATGCCCTATACGCCCAGGGCCGGACGACACAGGGAGAAATTGTTACGCGGGCCCGGGGCGGAGAATCATACCATAATTACGGGCTCGCCGTGGATTTTGCGTTACGTACACCAGACGGAGAGCTTGTCTGGGATATGGAACGAGATGATAACGGCAACGGAGAAGCAGACTGGACGGAGGCCGTGGAGATCGCTAAGGAACTCGGCTTCAGCTGGGGCGGGGACTGGCCCGGATTTAAAGACTATCCCCACCTCGAGATGACCTTCGGCCTGAGTCTCGAGGAGCTTCGTGCCGCTGAACAGCAGAATACGTAA
- a CDS encoding NmrA family NAD(P)-binding protein — translation MKYVITGATGHLGEKVTEELLELVPKEQVVLGVRDPEKAAVFREQNVSTAKMDYYSFDEQVSTFQGADVVLYIPSITHPSEQRIKEFQTSVEAAEQAGVKQFMFIGFTADHWNNPFHMSPFFGYAVRRIAMSPMAGTIIRNGVYADPLISYTEELVRTKRLPYPAGRGAISFISRRDLARAIAAAAAAPERHGGVYTLTGIQAYTMDELCELLSNITGERIRYEPMGVQEFARTYDDGSGFGSVNASLYEAASMGLMGEVTSDVERLTGKPPEMLRSYLERHLL, via the coding sequence ATGAAGTATGTTATTACGGGAGCCACAGGTCATCTCGGGGAAAAAGTAACGGAAGAGCTGCTTGAACTTGTCCCAAAGGAACAGGTGGTCCTGGGCGTGCGCGATCCTGAAAAAGCAGCGGTGTTCAGAGAGCAGAACGTGAGCACGGCAAAAATGGATTATTATTCGTTTGATGAGCAGGTGAGCACCTTTCAGGGAGCAGACGTTGTGCTTTACATCCCGAGCATTACGCATCCGTCCGAACAGCGGATCAAAGAATTTCAGACTTCTGTTGAAGCAGCGGAGCAGGCTGGGGTAAAGCAGTTTATGTTTATCGGATTCACGGCGGACCATTGGAACAATCCCTTTCATATGAGTCCGTTTTTCGGCTATGCAGTGCGTCGTATTGCGATGAGCCCGATGGCTGGAACCATTATCCGCAACGGAGTGTATGCGGATCCGCTGATTTCTTATACGGAGGAGCTGGTCCGCACCAAAAGGCTCCCTTATCCGGCAGGGAGAGGGGCTATTTCCTTTATTTCTAGAAGAGATCTGGCCAGGGCAATAGCTGCCGCAGCCGCAGCGCCCGAAAGACACGGGGGTGTTTACACGCTGACCGGGATACAGGCGTATACGATGGATGAATTGTGTGAACTGCTTTCCAACATTACGGGAGAACGCATTCGTTATGAACCAATGGGGGTGCAGGAATTTGCCCGCACATATGATGACGGATCCGGCTTTGGCAGCGTGAATGCTTCGCTTTATGAAGCGGCCTCCATGGGGCTGATGGGAGAGGTTACTTCGGATGTGGAGAGACTTACCGGAAAGCCGCCGGAAATGCTGCGGTCATATCTCGAGCGGCATTTATTATAG